The stretch of DNA GTATGggcaaatcttgatcatccatcCTATCATGGGGACAATGCCCACATgggtaggatgaaataaacccGATCATAGTGATTTATACACTCTCCTTGATTTAATATCCATAATTCTCCGATTCTTTCTCAATTAACAATAATTTAACACACTCGTCTTAAATTGAAAACTACCAAATACAACAAGTATGAACTTATTTTTTGTCAAAATTTTTGCTCACGTTGGAACTTCGGAGTCGAAGGGGAATGAGAggaattatttttttgttctgATTTTATGTGGTGTTCATATCTCTTATcagtaaaaaaaaacaaagaaacaaaCATAAAGTAAATAATAAGGAATAAGACGGTTCTGCCATCTACTTAAATCTAattgaatataatattatgatatatgaagAGACAAGACAATAAAAGTACATGTAAAAAAATTCAAGCAAGACAcacattgaatttatttaaaaattacagttttatccttaaaattaaaggaatatttttaaatttaattcacTGTTTTTAATTACATGTACtagtttaaaatttaataaactaTTTCAACTTTCAGTTCCAATTACAATTATATTATGAATTGATTTACGACTCATAATTAACATAAATCAGATCACGTGGTCTCACATACAAAGTCTAGATAACCAATGAACAAAATCCAAATTATTGAGTTGAGAGACTTAATTGCGATTGTTGCGGCATAATTTGATTGAAATTGAGAGGAAAAAAATATTGGGACTTATTAATACTATGGACAAAATTTTGACTTCCATTGGAATAAGTTTCTCGAAGTCTTAGTTTCATACATTTATTTGAAGGTTTTTGTCATGCATTGTACTATTATGTCATGCATTGTACTGTTATGTGTTGAACaagtcattttttttttctaatttcgaCTTACATAGTATTATCAACGTCTCGGtatatcaaaattttgataTGAAATTTATATCATACCGAAATATCGGTACGATGTTGATGTAATTTTTCTTATACCAAAATTTCGGTGTGACATATGgttgtttttgaaaattttggtataccACACAAATAGCACAACAAAAAGCTTTGATTAGTTTTCTCTATAATCAAGCAAAATCCTAACTCATTTTTACATATAAAGATGTAAAACTTGGTATGCAGCGATGAATCCAAAAATTATATTTAGAGAGCTAGACCTCAATGtaataaattgtataatatTACCAAATAAGTCATTACGTTATATTGTTTAACGAAGTTGTGTCATACGAGATTTGAAACACAATATTCATCTATAATAAAATATACATCTATATTATTAGCTAAATCACATTCAATATAGAGTTTCAAACCATCGATAACAAAGTTATCCTCCATTTTACTACCGTCTTCAAATGCTTCATTTGCCAAAAAGGCTCGCTCAATAGGCGCAGTAGAAATAAGTACATCAATACAAGATGAATAAACTTAATCAACATAATGTAAAACTTTGATTGTTCACTCTGAGTCAATGACTCAACAACAAATAATCATTTTCAGTTCGTCAACGAATATTCAAGCAATCACCGATCAATGACACATCAACAAACATTCAAGTAATAACAAATCAAGCAATCTAAATGGTTTTCTATACAAAATgttttaaaactcattttagaATTTCATGAATTTAGAGTAATTCGTCAATAAATATGACCTGAAATTTTCATCTGTTTCAACCCTTATAATTTAGCTTGATCCAATGAcgattaattgatcaaaattaACAAATTAACATTTTATCATCCAAGAATTGTGGTTTTTAATCTCCTAATCATGAAAATTCTCACTTTTTAATATATTCACAACATACAGTAAttgtaatatttaaaaatcacaaCCCTAAAGAAGACCCGTCTTTGTATCCATGGTTTTTGTAAAACGTCcttgtgtaatttttttttatgcatcAATTGTGAAAATTAATAATAGCGAAAAAATGGTGAAGATTAGAGTTTTATTACCATGTTTTGGACATGAACCAAACTATTAGCATTTGTGAAAATTTTGGAGTTTTGAGTGATAGAGCTAGATCTATATGTACTATAGAGCCGTCGAAACGAGTTGGCCCGTCATTTAGACGGGGTTGGGAAATTGCTAACCCACCTATTTGGCCGACTAACATTTTCAATTTTTAGTTATATTAAGCAGGTCATGACAAGGTTATCTACACAAATTTTGGAGTTTTTAGTGACACACCAGGTTTATATGTACTATGAATTAGTGTAGCACACGTCGTCACGGGTAGAGCCATCGAAACGAGCTGGCCAGTCATTCGTGCGGGGTTGGGAAATTGCTAACCCACCTATTTGACCGACTAACCTTTTCGGAATTGGAAAAAAGGCTTTTATGTAGAAGACGAGGATAATAATTTATTCCCACAAAAAATCTAGGAACAATAagatttaatcagaaatatCGAAAAATTCTTTCGAAgtccaaataaataaaattcataaaaaaaaaatggtgGTCAATTGTTccaattcaaatttatctctGTCAAATTTGAATATCAGAATAACATATACAATCATAATTCAATGAGCCATGTCcacttatttttcttttattgatttcaaatattttcaatGAATTTGATTGGTATGGTAAAAAATAGGGATCTTTGGTCATTCATGAGGTCTGCACTGggcgagaaaaaaaaaagaaaaaaaaggaaaaaagccatatatatatgtataataatTTTAGacccaaattttttaaaaatttttgtcTTTTAATATTACATGCCTAACTCACCACAATAAAtccaaaaaaaacaaaaaacaaaaaacaaattttcCTTTTACAGTCCCAAATTTTAGGCTCAATTTTTTTTACCTGTTATTGCTATCTAAGTGGACAGTCTATAACCATTTGAACAATGTTTTTTCCTCATGAATCACACTGGATACCCTTTAGTTAACAATCATTCTAATTCATACTAGTTACTATTTCATCTCCATATTCTTTATAAAATCCGATATTTTTATATTCCCTTTTtttcttcaatatttttttatcattcaGTTGTTTGTTAGTTTTGTGTATTTTTTGTGTTCCCAAACGAATTCATGTTTATTTTTCGaatgtaaaatttatattttctatTAATTTTGTGTTGATGACAGGTTCTGTAAGCATCGTTCTtcgtatttttcatttttttttatcaacttAACATGTGCTTATGGCCATGTGTAGTTTGTATTCGAACTTTATGACACATTATTTTTTGCCGTCGAGTAATTGATgccatttttttaattttgtaaattttagtATATTATTGCATACACTGAACCAAGATATTGACTCCACCGCTATCTCTATGGTTGAAATAATGGAAATTTTTAACATAGTCACTCTTAATTTTTGAGTAATGTATTttgaacaaatatttttttttattacattaTATTAGGACTAttcattaaaattaatcattacAAACTGTGGGTAAATATTAGATactaaattttagttttttaataacattattcaaaaaattcaaattcgCACCCcgaattttaaataaatcattgtTCCGTCCCTGCATAAGCGTGTATAATTATAAACAATTTCCACATAAATCGCTAGAGAACTGCTTTGAAGAGGAAGTATATCTCATTATAACTTCTTTCAAATTAGAGAGTTTGTTTTTCATGTGTGGGCGAATATATATTTTGGAAAATACAAAGCCCTATTCTGCAATTTTAAGATCAAAAATTGTCCCTATAAATTCGTTGCATCAGCAGTGCGTTGTCTAATATTATAACCTAGGTGTGCTCAACTGATTCCTCTCTGCACTGTTCGAAAATCCCAAAATCGAGGCGAAGAAGCTAAAAGGCCACAACAATTGATTGTAGaatcataaattatttatttacctGGTATTTAATGTCTTATTGACACAAACTTTGCTAcattgaattaattttttgtgTATGAAGCGCTAAGATCACGTTTCTTATCATGAATCTGATTATTGTTCGTGAAAAAATATGTTTGTGTTGTGGTGTTTTTCAATCTGAATCGGATGATTTCTTTTGCTTTATTTTAATGGGTATTTTGAGTATTTTATTTGACGGTCGTAGAACTGCCAATGTAGCAATGGCGAAACTTGGATTTGTTGATGTTGTGATTTGGTTCTCTACGTCTAGTTCTAGTGGATCGTTTCTCTGTTACTGATTTGGTATGTTGGATCTTTCTTTCCTCTATCTTTTCCCTCCTTTCTGGATACCTGGGGAAGCTTTTTATTGTTATGTTGAGTGTTCAGTGGAAGGAtgcttccaaattttttgtttgtatgaaaatatttcttcttcttcttcttttttcccCTTTTGTGGCTTCTTTGGCTGggtttacattttttttaatgtgttGGATCTGGTGCCGTTTCTTGATCTTATTATCCGTGGTTGGTAAAATATCTGCACCGTAGGAAATTTAGATTTTTGTAtgggagaaaaaaaaaaagaatagatGTGACAGTGAATCTTATCTTTTTGCTTGCGTGATAACATCTCTTATCTTGGAATATATCCCTTTTTGCAAGACCAAGAGATGCACGTTTGGCTTTGCTTTCTCTTATGAATGATGCCCCAAGTTACCTCTTGAATCAAAGAAGATTTTTGCCGTAATCATGCTAATCCTATGATTTTTCAAGGCTCCATTTCCATAAATCTTCAGGTcaatgcttttttttttttttttttgcatttcaTATTCTTACTTGTGAGTGTTTGATAGTGCAGGGAAAGCTTGATAAATGGGTTCAAAGGCAATTGAAGATCTGATAGAAGCTTCATCCGGGGTTCACTTTTCTGGATTTCATTTAGAAAATGCAGATGCAAGTTCTTCAATTGTCGGTCCACCTGTTACATCTTCTACTGAAGATGTCAAGCAACCATTTGTAATAGGTGTGTAAAATACATCCTATTTTCATGAATAATGAGAGGATTTGTGGTTATCTTGGATTTGTAATCCGATGCAGGAGGGAAGACCAATCCTGGTCGTCTTTCTAAGCTTTTGTTGTGTTAGTAAGATCCAAATAAATCACTTTAAGAAGATTTGGACAAGCACTAAGTGATACTTGGCCTCtcgatttagaaaaaaattgatatcaTCACCAAATATGCTAGTTCAAAGGTTGCAAATTTCCATTTTGCATCCTGATTGCAGCAATGAAAATCACAAGTGTAAAGATTTTTCCACAGCATCGAATATCAATGCATGCCAAATATATTAGCGTTAAATGGATTGATAGACTGCATGTGAAAACTTTGTAAAGTATCTTTTGCTCTGTTGGCTTCGCCATTACACACTACACTGGCCACAATACTTGGAATTGTATGAATTGAAGCCTTTTTTGGTTTGTGGTGAATTTGTTACATTGTTTGCAATACCACACATCTATGACTGATTCAGCTAATGGTGGTCAGTGGGTCGATCAAGGCAGGTGTTCTACTTGTTCGCTATGTATAAATTGTCTGCAGGATGTCAGAAATTTGCAATTTGCAAGCAACAAATAAGTGGTATAATGAGGGTAGGAATAGTAGATGAATTGCAGGAACTAAATTGAAGAAGGGATCTCTATTGACGTAAAACATCCCCTGCCATGAATTGAATACGAAGTGTCTCAAATTTGTGTTTTTGATAAAACCCTGCATGTGGTGGGtggtttgtttgtttgttttttttcatTATTAACTTCCTTTTGTTTTCTATTGTAAAGAAACTTGTGATTCACTGAGATAAAATCAGGGTGAATTTATGTGAGTCAACTTGACTCAATGAAATATTGCTTGGAACAAGTAAAGAGTTTTtacaataaattaaatcaagccTCTTGGTTTGCCTGTATGTGGTTAAGTACAGATATTGCTGAtcttaaaattacattttaaacaGCTTATGCTTGTTTTGATTTCTTTTTTAAAGAAAACTGCCACATAACAGATGCTGACATCAGTTTCTGGTGAAATTGAAGTAGTTTCATATCTTTACCCCTAGTTTAAGTCCGCTGTAATATTTTTTCCTATGAACTCCTacactttttcttttttccaaaGGCATCTTGTTGGTAATCTTGAATGTTTTGCTTCTCAGGAGTTGCTGGAGGCGCAGCATCTGGGAAGACCACTGTTTGTGATATGATTATTGAGCAGCTTCATGATCAGCGAGTCGTACTTGTCAACCAGGTATTACACTGTATTTGAATCTTCATGAGATTACAATATTCAGTTTCCTTTCTTTCCCTTTTAAAGTTTGCTGCAGTTTGAACCTACATTTGTGGTTCGTACTTTATTTTCATTGACAACCTGCACAACAATTGGTTTCCTGGTTTCTTTTACAGAATCAAAGAGGTTAAGTCTAATTCTATAACCCACTAGTGTTTCTTATGCTTTtaacttctatttttcctaatttatgAAGTGAGATGTCTGATGACTTCGTAACTGTTGATGTATGGAAGAAAATTATTACTGCTTTTGTTTTTAAGGATTCTAATTATTTTGTCAATATCTCCCGCATTCTAGTCTGAATTCGAAATGCTGTTGCATTCAATTTTTTCTCTAGCTTAAGCGGTGCGCGCGCAATATGTATTGAGAGCGTGCAATTATTTTAACTTGTATAGTTgtatttaagtaatttttaacatttttgCTAATTTATTGTGAACTAGACAACTAGTTGTATGGCTAACACACTTATTGATAATTTTGCAGGATTCTTTTTATCACAATTTGACACCTGATGAACTTCAAAGAGTTCATGAATACAACTTTGACCATCCTGGTTAGTTCTGTTTTAACTTGGAAAATTTGCATCCTTGAACCTTGACTTTCTTTGTTTCTTGGGTGACTTCTGCTTATTCCAAATAAGTATTATTTCTCATTTGGATTTTGGAAAGTCCATATGTGTTTTTAATATATCTAGATAGATGTAGCCAGAAATTCTTTGTAAATTATTTGCTGACAAAATGCATAGGACAATCAGAAATAAGAGTGAAAAATCACCATAACTTTGTAGGAATCACAACTAACCCGAAATTACAATCTTGCAATTATCAGTTAATCAGATATGCCACCAAATCAATTTCTAGTGCTATTGCACAAAGTTACAATGAAGTCTCTTTATGGCGCACACGTGCAATTTGAAATTCTTTACTACGACCCATAATTACAAATAGTTATGATGCATTTGAAAATCATAGATTTCAAATGCATTATAATTGTAAGTATAAGTTTAATCAAGAGGACTTCAAATTCatttctttttaatttaatagtaattataaaaaaattcaaattcatcCAGCATTggtgatatttgaaattcacaTTTCAATTCATTCCTTAGATCAAATATCTTCTTTTAATCATCATCCAAATGCAATAAAAGCATTCTAATAAGGATCTTTTAGCAACTCATTTTGTAGTATTGGGCTATCAGCAAActtattcctaaatttatttcGATGGCAATCTGAGTTAAATCATCAATACATGATGTATAATAAGATTATTAAAATGCTAGTAAGAATATATCACAATTAACTATTAAAAtgataatttcataaaataaaatttaaataaaagataGCCAACAATTGGCTTATTCGGCATTTATATATGTTAACTCTTCCTGCTATGTTTCAGCATGCGCCCTTAAAATCCTCTGGTTGAGACTTGAGACTTGTGCTTGGTTATATGAATAAACAACCAAGtgtataatttattattttttaaacgtGAATGTTTTCCTTATGGATTGTCATTTACAATTTTGGGTTTGGTTAATCACAGGAATTTTGAGCTTCCTCTGATAGATTTATTTTGACAGATGCATTCAGCACAGAGCAATTATTGTGTGTAATGGAGAAATTAAAAATTGGTCAACCGGTGGATATTCCAAAATATGATTTCAAGAGTTATAAAAACATCTTTCCTGCCCGGAGAGTAATTTTCTTGCACATTTTATTCAAGTAATCATTGTTTTTCGTTATATCTTTAAATCATACCCCTTTATTAATGGTTGACAGGTTAACCCCTCTGATGTCATTATTTTAGAAGGTATACTTATCTTTCACGATCCTCGTGTGCGggatatgatgaatatgaagatATTTGTTGACACAGGTTCTCTTTCTACCTTTTCCATTTGTTTTTGCATGGCTATAAATGCCTTCAGCATGTCAACGATATTTCTTATTTTTCATAACAAAGAGCTGTCATTGGGCTATCATCTTACAGCACTTGTAATGGTAATTTTCACAATATCAAAGTCTCAGTGCAGATGCTGATGTGCGCCTTGCTAGAAGAATAAGGCGTGACACAGTAGAAAAGGGTAGAGACATTGGTATGGTACTTGATCAGGTAGAAACATACATCTTCCTTGTTTGTAAATAATTAACCAATTATTTGCTCTTACTTTGTACGTGCATTTTTAAGAGAAACGATTCCACTTTCATATATGGACTCACTGTTGTTTTGAAAAAGTTGCGCTAAATTTTTGTGGTTTTACTTTTTTCTGTGacttatttttgttttcttgagaGTACTATTTAAACTtctattaatataataatatatggtTAACATCTATTAGCAATCTTATGTTTGAGATGCACTTGTCGTTTTCCAAGTGTACTTTACTCCACTGGCTAAATTATCCTTGTGTCTTTGTAGTTTGTAtctctataatttttttaatttaaatttcctTTGTATGACGTAGTCATGAACtcatttaattttcaatcttcaaatttttttgaGTTACCCATTCTCAATTTCGTTTTTCATttacagtttttttttttggagtgaTAAATACATCACTAATATCTGGTGTCGCCTGTCTGCAGTATTCGAAATTTGTGAAGCCtgcttttgatgattttattcttCCGACGAAGAAGTACGCAGACATCATTATTCCGCGAGGTGGAGACAATCATGTTGCTATTGATTTGATTGTCCAACATATTCGGACTAAACTTGGCCAACACGATCTTTGTAAAATATATCCTAATTTATATGTAATTCAATCAACATTTCAGGTACAGTGGCATTCTTACTAATTTAATTTATCAGTTTACTACCTTTTGATATTTATCAATTATCTAGTCGATCATCCTTCGGTTCTACGAAATGGATACAATTTCTAAACATAGTTGTGCTGTCACTTATTAATCTTTTTATTCACTATTGAGCATCTGAGATCCTTGTTGTCTAATCTAGATACGTGGCATGCACACACTGATACGTGATGCTGAAGCAACAAAACACGATTTTGTATTTTATTCTGACCGGCTGATTCGCTTGGTAGGCAGCCGTCTGTCTGAGTTATTTGCTAATTTGGTTTTTAAATGTGGACTTACCTTTCTTCTACATATGTCATTTAGGTTGTTGAACATGGTCTTGGGCATCTGCCGTTCACAGAAAAGCCTGTAATTACTCCAACTGGTAAGCCAGCCCCCATCATGTATGATCAGTCAATCATCTttccttgaaaattcaaaatgaaTGTACTCTTCGAAGGCACTGCCATAGTCTGTTACTGAGTGTTCCTTGTAAAACTCAAACATAGCTGTTGGTTGTTGATGAAGAGGCTTATTTTTCAATACAAAATAgcaaaaaatgattaaaaaaattgaaaaaatccACGGAAATGTAATAATTTATACTAGGGAagttatgaaaatttatgaggTTAACTCATCTGAAACCTTTGAAATTTTACGAGGCTGTAAATTCTCTCTCACTTTCTGCATTCGTTGCTTCTAATCTATTCTCTTTTCCTGCTTCAACTTGTGCTCTGCTCTTCTGTTTTTTGCtaatttttcttatttgttTGCTGGGTACCATATATAGTATCCTTTCAACTAGCATAAAATTACAATTCATATAATTGAAATTCCTGATGTATTGTCTTGTAACTACATTTCCGTCAATCATGTGGCTTATGAATTCTGATCACATCTCAACGACCCTTAAAGCTGACTTGCAAAGTGCTGTGCTGCTGCTGTACTGTGCATCTTTTTTGAAAT from Primulina tabacum isolate GXHZ01 chromosome 3, ASM2559414v2, whole genome shotgun sequence encodes:
- the LOC142540674 gene encoding uridine kinase-like protein 3, with the protein product MGSKAIEDLIEASSGVHFSGFHLENADASSSIVGPPVTSSTEDVKQPFVIGVAGGAASGKTTVCDMIIEQLHDQRVVLVNQDSFYHNLTPDELQRVHEYNFDHPDAFSTEQLLCVMEKLKIGQPVDIPKYDFKSYKNIFPARRVNPSDVIILEGILIFHDPRVRDMMNMKIFVDTDADVRLARRIRRDTVEKGRDIGMVLDQYSKFVKPAFDDFILPTKKYADIIIPRGGDNHVAIDLIVQHIRTKLGQHDLCKIYPNLYVIQSTFQIRGMHTLIRDAEATKHDFVFYSDRLIRLVVEHGLGHLPFTEKPVITPTGSMYTGVDFCKRLCGVSVIRSGESMENALRACCKGIKIGKILIHREGDNGQELIYEKLPTDISDRQVLLLDPILGTGNSAIQAITLLIKKGVPESNIIFLNLISAPKGVHEVCKRFPRLKIVTSEIELGLNEDFRVVPGMGEFGDRYFGTDDE